A region of the Vallitalea longa genome:
GTTTATTAGATAATGCAATAGACTTTTACAATTTACATTATAATGATTAATTTTCGAATATCAAATTTATATTTATTATTTAATATCTTTAATATTCTTTTCTAATTTTTTTCTAGGTATCATTACTTGATGACCACAACCTAAACATTTTATTCTAAAATCAATACCTGTTCTAAGAACTTCCCATTCATGACTTCCGCATGGATGTTGTTTTTTCAAATACAGCACATTTCCCACTTTTATATCCATCTTTATAATCACCTCTAGTAAATTATTAACTTATATTTACAATATTATCCTAGCTAATATTATAAATTAAATTAGTGTAATAGTAAATATCTTATTACCAGCTATTTGCTTTTATGGAATATTTCTCCCCATAAATAATTTTATCATATTTAATATGTATATATGGAAGTCTATTGATCCGAAATAATA
Encoded here:
- a CDS encoding DUF951 domain-containing protein, with the translated sequence MDIKVGNVLYLKKQHPCGSHEWEVLRTGIDFRIKCLGCGHQVMIPRKKLEKNIKDIK